The Larimichthys crocea isolate SSNF chromosome XI, L_crocea_2.0, whole genome shotgun sequence genome has a segment encoding these proteins:
- the mtmr9 gene encoding myotubularin-related protein 9 yields the protein MEFAELIKTPRVDGVVLHRPFMPTVEGTLCLTGHHLILSSRQDNTEELWLLHSNIDSIEKRFVGSVGSIIVKCKDLRVIQLDIPGMEECLNIASSIEALSTLDSVSLMYPFFYRPMFEVIEDGWNSFLPEAAFKDLESMTDEWRLSEVNKDFSVCPSYPPLVAVPKDVDDDTLRKVATFRHSGRFPVLSYYHKKNGMVMMRASQPLTGTNGRRCKEDEKLINATLRPGKRGYIIDTRTINVAQQAKARGGGFESEANYPQWRRIHKALERSNVLQESLIKLVEACNDQSHSMDRWLSKLEASNWQTHVKEILTTACLAAQCIDREGASVLVHGTEGTDSTLQVTSLAQIILDPACRTIRGFQGLVEREWLQAGHPFQQRCAQSAYSNSKPRQEAPVFLLFLDCVWQILRQFPCSFEFSESFLVLLFEHAYASQFGTFLGNSTAERAKLSLPEKTVSLWSWVNRPQELERLTNPLYEANSLVIWPSVAPQSLLLWEGVFLRWNRSSKCLDEAYEEMVHIIEYNKELQNKVNTLRRQLAQLETEDPLLQTP from the exons ATGGAGTTTGCAGAGTTGATAAAGACGCCCAGGGTGGATGGGGTTGTGCTGCACCGGCCCTTCATGCCCACCGTGGAGGGGACCCTGTGTCTGACTGGTCACCACTTGATCCTCTCCTCCAGACAGGACAACACGGAGGAGCTGTGGCTGCTCCACTCAAACATCGACTCCATAGAGAAGAG GTTTGTGGGCTCTGTGGGAAGCATCATAGTCAAATGCAAAGACCTGAGAGTGATCCAGCTCGACATCCCTGGCATGGAGGAGTGTCTCAATATTGCCAGTTCAATTGAG GCTCTGTCCACACTCGATTCAGTGTCCCTGATGTACCCTTTCTTCTACCGTCCCATGTTTGAAGTCATAGAAGATGGCTGGAATTCATTTCTCCCAGAGGCCGCCTTTAAAGATTTGGAATCCATG ACAGATGAGTGGAGACTGAGCGAAGTCAACAAGGACTTCAGTGTGTGTCCGTCATACCCCCCTCTAGTGGCAGTGCCCAAAGATGTCGACGATGACACGCTGAGAAAAGTAGCTACCTTCCGTCACAGTGGCCGCTTTCCAGTACTTAGCTACTACCACAAGAAAAATGGCATG GTGATGATGCGAGCAAGCCAGCCTCTGACAGGCACCAACGGGCGGCGGTGTAAGGAGGACGAGAAGCTGATCAACGCCACCCTACGGCCAGGAAAACGTGGCTACATCATTGACACACGCACTATCAATGTTGCCCAGCAGGCCAAGGCCCGAGGTGGAGGATTTGAGTCTGAGGCTAACTACCCTCAGTGGAGGAGGATCCACAAAGCACTCGAAAG gTCTAATGTCCTCCAGGAGAGTCTGATAAAGCTGGTAGAGGCATGTAACGACCAGTCTCACAGCATGGACCGTTGGTTAAGCAAGCTGGAGGCTTCCAACTGGCAGACTCATGTCAAGGAGATCCTCACCACTGCCTGCCTGGCTGCCCAGTGTATCGACAG ggaGGGAGCGTCAGTGCTCGTTCACGGTACAGAGGGGACAGACTCCACCCTGCAGGTGACCTCCTTGGCTCAGATCATCCTTGATCCAGCCTGCAGGACCATCAGAGGCTTCCAGGGCCTGGTGGAGCGAGAGTGGCTGCAG GCAGGTCACCCGTTCCAGCAGCGTTGCGCCCAGTCAGCCTATTCCAACAGCAAACCTCGCCAAGAGGCTCCCGTTTTCCTGCTCTTCCTGGACTGCGTGTGGCAGATCCTTCGCCAGTTCCCATGCTCCTTTGAATTCAGCGAGAGCTTCCTGGTGCTGCTCTTCGAACACGCCTATGCTTCTCAGTTTGGCACCTTCTTGGGCAACAGCACAGCTGAGAG AGCCAAACTATCTCTTCCTGAGAAGACTGTGTCCCTATGGTCGTGGGTGAATCGGCCCCAAGAACTGGAACGTCTGACCAACCCGCTGTACGAGGCCAACAGTCTGGTGATCTGGCCCTCTGTGGCCCCTCAGAGTCTGCTGCTTTGGGAAg GAGTGTTCCTTCGCTGGAACCGCTCCTCCAAGTGTTTGGACGAGGCCTACGAGGAAATGGTACATATAATTGAATACAACAAAGAGcttcaaaacaaagtaaacaccCTGCGCAGGCAGCTGGCCCAGCTGGAAACTGAAGATCCTCTGTTGCAGACACCataa